In the genome of Streptococcus oralis, one region contains:
- the comD gene encoding competence system sensor histidine kinase ComD yields the protein MDFFAIISVILHIFITSKSYNLICNTTRKEQYFFIFYTVIVEFVVEFFFYSIYLSGLGIEKFLYPFILYAYFIWFKKFDKYRGVFLSFLLSLLYHSTHTFIAVTLSSITGDELALHYESIFFLVVLLLTYFVILKTIRYFHLEFKYFDKEYLYSFLKKVLYAFIFLHIVSFISDIVSTISHLNSFGSILSTIVFICLLLIFFAMNSYKVQIEKEIALKQKKFEQKHLQTYTDEIVKLYNEIRGFRHDYAGMLVSMQMAIDSEDLQEIDRVYKEVLVKANQKLRSEKYTYFDLNNLEDSALRSLIAQSIVYARNNDVEFTLEVKDVITRLSMDLLDLVRIMSILLNNAVEGAADSYLKQMEVAVIKMDFETVIVIQNSCKITMTPSEDLFALGFSTKGRNRGLGLNNVKEILDKYDNIMLETEMEDNTFRQIIRFKREFE from the coding sequence ATGGATTTTTTCGCAATAATAAGCGTTATATTACATATTTTTATTACTAGTAAAAGTTATAATTTGATTTGTAACACAACTAGAAAAGAACAATACTTCTTTATTTTTTATACAGTAATAGTAGAATTTGTAGTTGAATTTTTCTTCTATTCTATATATTTAAGTGGACTAGGGATTGAAAAATTTTTATATCCATTTATTTTATACGCTTATTTTATATGGTTTAAAAAGTTTGATAAGTATAGGGGAGTATTCCTAAGTTTCCTACTTTCTCTCTTATATCACAGTACTCATACTTTTATAGCTGTAACGCTATCCTCGATAACAGGTGATGAGCTTGCATTACACTATGAAAGTATATTCTTTCTAGTAGTATTGTTGTTGACTTATTTTGTTATTTTAAAAACAATTCGTTATTTCCATTTGGAGTTTAAATATTTTGACAAAGAATATCTCTATTCTTTTTTGAAAAAAGTGCTATATGCATTTATCTTCTTGCATATCGTCTCTTTTATTTCAGATATCGTGAGTACTATTTCTCATTTAAATAGTTTTGGAAGTATTTTATCAACCATTGTTTTTATTTGCTTGTTATTGATTTTCTTTGCAATGAATTCTTATAAGGTTCAAATTGAAAAAGAGATTGCCCTAAAGCAGAAGAAATTTGAACAAAAGCATTTACAGACTTATACTGATGAAATTGTCAAGTTGTATAATGAAATTCGAGGTTTTCGTCATGACTATGCAGGTATGCTTGTCAGCATGCAAATGGCAATTGACAGTGAAGATTTACAGGAAATTGACAGAGTTTACAAGGAAGTATTAGTAAAAGCGAATCAAAAACTGCGTTCAGAAAAATATACTTACTTTGATTTGAACAATTTAGAAGATTCAGCTTTACGTAGTTTGATTGCTCAATCCATTGTTTATGCACGAAATAATGATGTAGAGTTTACATTGGAAGTAAAGGATGTTATTACTAGATTGTCAATGGATTTACTTGATCTTGTTCGCATCATGAGTATTCTCTTAAACAATGCTGTTGAAGGAGCCGCGGATAGTTACTTGAAACAAATGGAAGTTGCAGTCATTAAAATGGATTTTGAGACAGTTATAGTCATCCAGAATTCATGTAAAATCACTATGACGCCTTCAGAGGACTTATTTGCCTTAGGTTTCTCTACCAAGGGAAGAAATAGAGGTTTAGGGCTTAATAATGTCAAAGAGATTCTAGATAAATATGACAACATTATGTTAGAAACAGAGATGGAAGACAACACATTTAGACAAATTATTAGATTTAAGAGGGAATTCGAATGA
- the comC gene encoding competence-stimulating peptide ComC codes for MKNTVKLEQFKKLTEKELQEIQGGEIRKENNFLFYFFKRK; via the coding sequence ATGAAAAACACAGTTAAATTGGAACAGTTCAAAAAGCTTACAGAGAAAGAATTGCAGGAGATTCAAGGTGGAGAAATTAGAAAGGAAAATAATTTTTTATTTTATTTTTTTAAAAGAAAGTAA
- the rlmH gene encoding 23S rRNA (pseudouridine(1915)-N(3))-methyltransferase RlmH produces MKIKIVTVGKLKEKYLKDGIAEYTKRISRFATVEIIELADEKTPDKASESENHKILEIEGNRILSKVGERDFVVVLAIEGKTLSSEEFSKQLEQASIKGFSTLTFIIGGSLGLSPAVKHRANLSVSFGRLTLPHQLMRLVLVEQIYRAFTIQQGSPYHK; encoded by the coding sequence ATGAAAATAAAAATTGTAACAGTTGGAAAACTGAAGGAAAAATACCTTAAAGATGGCATTGCTGAATATACTAAACGAATTTCTCGTTTTGCCACTGTAGAAATCATTGAGTTAGCTGATGAAAAAACTCCAGATAAGGCAAGTGAGTCAGAAAATCATAAAATATTAGAAATAGAGGGAAATCGAATTCTTTCTAAAGTTGGAGAAAGAGATTTTGTTGTTGTGTTGGCAATTGAAGGAAAAACTCTCTCTTCAGAAGAATTCAGTAAACAGCTGGAACAGGCTTCTATAAAGGGATTTTCTACCCTTACATTTATTATTGGTGGAAGTCTGGGACTATCCCCTGCTGTGAAGCATCGAGCGAATCTTTCTGTTAGTTTTGGACGTTTGACCTTGCCACATCAGTTAATGAGATTAGTTCTTGTTGAACAAATTTATCGTGCTTTTACCATTCAGCAGGGATCCCCTTATCATAAATAG
- a CDS encoding S1C family serine protease encodes MKHLQKFYKKGVTFLIIILIGFLSGALGSFVTLQLYQKQVSQATNNTTNTVTQTSYKNENATTQAVNKVKDAVVSVITYSSNRQNSVFGNDETDTDTDSQQVASEGSGVIYKKNGKDAYLVTNTHVIKGASKVDIRLADGTKVPGEIVGSDTFSDIAVVKISSEKVTTVAEFGDSSKLNVGETAIAIGSPLGSEYANTVTQGIISSLNRNVSLKSQDGQAISTKAIQTDTAINPGNSGGPLVNIQGQVIGITSSKIASNGGTSVEGLGFAIPSNDAQNIIKQLESDGKVTRPALGIQMVNLANIGASDLRKLNIPSSVTSGVVVKSVQSNMPASGHLEKYDVITKVDDKETSSSTDLQSALYNHSIGDTIKITYYRNGKEETTTVKLDKSTSDLES; translated from the coding sequence ATGAAACACTTACAAAAATTTTACAAAAAAGGAGTTACCTTTCTTATCATCATTCTGATAGGATTTTTGAGTGGTGCCCTAGGAAGTTTTGTGACACTGCAACTTTATCAAAAACAAGTAAGTCAAGCCACAAATAACACTACAAACACTGTTACTCAGACTTCCTACAAAAATGAAAATGCAACAACTCAGGCCGTTAATAAGGTAAAAGATGCCGTTGTGTCGGTCATCACTTATTCATCAAATCGACAAAATAGTGTTTTTGGAAATGACGAGACAGATACGGATACCGACTCTCAACAGGTAGCAAGTGAAGGTTCTGGTGTTATTTACAAAAAGAATGGGAAAGATGCCTACCTTGTGACAAATACCCACGTTATTAAAGGAGCTTCAAAAGTTGATATCCGTTTAGCAGACGGTACAAAAGTTCCTGGTGAAATTGTCGGTTCTGATACGTTCTCTGATATTGCTGTCGTAAAAATTTCTTCAGAAAAAGTCACAACCGTAGCAGAATTTGGAGATTCTAGCAAGCTTAATGTCGGAGAAACTGCAATCGCAATTGGTAGTCCTCTGGGCTCAGAATATGCCAATACAGTTACCCAAGGAATCATTTCAAGTCTCAATCGAAATGTCTCTCTAAAATCTCAAGATGGTCAAGCGATTTCTACAAAAGCTATTCAGACAGATACTGCTATTAACCCTGGTAACTCTGGTGGTCCACTTGTAAACATTCAGGGCCAAGTTATCGGGATTACATCAAGTAAAATTGCAAGTAATGGTGGAACCTCTGTCGAAGGTCTTGGTTTTGCAATCCCATCAAATGATGCTCAAAATATTATTAAACAGCTTGAAAGTGATGGTAAAGTGACTCGCCCTGCTCTTGGAATTCAAATGGTTAATTTAGCTAATATCGGAGCTAGTGATCTTAGAAAACTCAATATTCCAAGTAGCGTAACTTCTGGTGTAGTGGTAAAATCTGTTCAAAGTAATATGCCTGCATCTGGTCACCTTGAAAAATACGACGTTATTACCAAAGTTGACGACAAGGAGACTTCTTCGTCAACAGATTTACAGAGTGCTCTTTACAACCATTCTATCGGAGACACCATTAAAATCACCTACTATCGAAATGGGAAAGAGGAGACTACAACTGTTAAACTAGATAAAAGTACAAGTGATTTAGAATCTTAA
- a CDS encoding ParB/RepB/Spo0J family partition protein, giving the protein MEKFEMISISEIQKNPYQPRKEFNADKLRELAESIKENGVIQPIIVRQSPVIGYEILAGERRYRASLLAGLTSIPAVVKHLSDQEMMIQSIIENLQRENLNPVEEARAYDSLVEKGYTHTEIADKMGKSRPYITNFIRLLSLPEHILSEVENGKISQAHARSLVGLDKERQEYFFQLIKNEDISVRKLETLLTEKKQKKQKKSDSFIKDEEDKLKKLLGLNVEIKLSKKDTGKVIISFSNQEEYDRIINSLK; this is encoded by the coding sequence ATGGAAAAATTTGAAATGATTTCTATATCGGAAATACAAAAAAATCCCTATCAACCTCGAAAAGAATTTAATGCAGATAAACTAAGGGAATTGGCTGAGTCAATCAAAGAAAATGGGGTCATCCAACCCATCATCGTTCGTCAATCTCCTGTAATTGGTTATGAAATCCTTGCAGGAGAAAGACGATATCGGGCTTCTCTCTTAGCTGGTCTCACTTCTATTCCAGCCGTTGTGAAGCACCTCTCAGATCAGGAAATGATGATTCAGTCTATCATTGAGAATTTACAGAGAGAAAACTTGAATCCAGTTGAAGAGGCACGCGCCTATGACTCTTTAGTTGAAAAAGGATATACCCATACCGAAATAGCAGATAAAATGGGAAAATCTCGTCCTTATATCACTAATTTTATTCGTTTGCTTTCCCTACCAGAGCATATCTTATCTGAAGTAGAAAATGGAAAAATTTCTCAAGCTCATGCACGCTCACTAGTTGGTTTGGATAAAGAGCGACAGGAATATTTCTTCCAATTGATCAAAAATGAAGACATCTCTGTGAGAAAGTTAGAAACACTGCTGACAGAGAAAAAACAAAAGAAGCAGAAAAAAAGTGATTCTTTCATCAAAGATGAGGAAGATAAATTAAAAAAACTACTTGGATTAAATGTAGAAATTAAACTTTCTAAAAAAGATACTGGAAAGGTTATTATTTCTTTTTCAAACCAAGAAGAATATGACAGAATTATCAACAGCCTGAAATAA